One genomic region from Xiphophorus couchianus chromosome 21, X_couchianus-1.0, whole genome shotgun sequence encodes:
- the LOC114136698 gene encoding lipocalin-like: MTTTGLRMLTALTCVLAACANTTPVPDFSLEKVAGKWYMAGFATNAQWFVNHKDTMKMGIAMMVPTDIDDLDLSYATLNADGTCWRMTHLAKKTDTPGRFTFHSQVWNNDNDMRFVDVVYDSYAVVHTIKTKEGVSEVLNKLYSRSPEISADLQQKFTQFSLDTGILAENIVTFPQNGECPEASVDPNPI, translated from the exons ATGACGACCACAGGGCTGAGAATGCTGACCGCCCTCACCTGCGTGCTGGCTGCATGCGCCAACACAACGCCTGTACCAGACTTCAGCCTGGagaag GTTGCAGGAAAGTGGTACATGGCTGGCTTTGCAACCAATGCTCAGTGGTTTGTGAATCATAAAGACACAATGAAGATGGGTATTGCCATGATGGTGCCCACTGATATAGACGACCTGGATCTCTCTTATGCCACACTGAA TGCTGATGGGACCTGCTGGAGGATGACTCACCTGGCGAAGAAAACAGACACTCCTGGACGCTTCACCTTCCACAGCCAGG TCTGGAACAATGACAATGACATGCGCTTTGTTGACGTTGTGTACGACAGCTATGCTGTGGTCCACACCATCAAGACAAAAGAGGGAGTTTCAGAGGTTCTCAACAAGCTCTACA GCCGTAGTCCTGAGATCAGTGCTGACCTGCAGCAGAAGTTCACTCAGTTCTCACTGGACACTGGCATCCTTGCTGAAAACATTGTTACTTTCCCACAGAACG GTGAGTGCCCTGAGGCCTCAGTAGACCCCAACCCAATTTAA
- the c8g gene encoding complement component C8 gamma chain, with the protein MSGGCRCVLAAVVLLCLCLLVSTEAVGGAKSRPKPQRRPPKKPKVEPIDSTPPTQNIDIQQITGKWYLLNTASKCSYLIKHGTKVEPTVMTLTGPSDQTLSVSTKTRHNHQCWEILQEYHLTSTPGKLTLKGTRPELNTDIVIGETDYTTYAVLYYQKLGKVTVKLYSRSVDDLSEPMLTKFEQLADKHGMGLAYLFPFPTYSHCGEVDQDHKINCVPTC; encoded by the exons ATGAGCGGAGGATGTAGATGTGTACTTGCAGCAGTGGTGCTGTTGTGCCTTTGTCTCTTGGTTTCCACTGAGGCTGTGGGAGGAGCCAAGAGTCGACCAAAACCTCAAAGACGACCACCGAAGAAACCAAAGGTCGAGCCCATTGACTCAACCCCACCAACTCAGAATATAGACATCCAGCAA ATTACAGGGAAATGGTATCTCCTTAATACGGCCTCCAAGTGTTCTTACCTGATAAAACATGGAACAAAGGTGGAGCCAACTGTCATGACCCTTACAGGTCCCTCCGACCAAACTCTGTCAGTTAGCACTAAAACAAGACA taATCATCAATGTTGGGAGATATTGCAGGAATACCACTTAACTTCCACCCCAGGGAAGCTAACACTAAAAG GAACACGTCCTGAACTCAACACCGACATTGTGATTGGAGAAACAGACTACACCACCTATGCAGTCTTGTACTATCAGAAACTCGGGAAGGTCACAGTAAAACTCTATA GCAGGTCTGTGGATGACCTATCTGAGCCAATGTTGACTAAGTTTGAACAGCTCGCTGACAAACATGGCATGGGTCTTGCCTACCTCTTCCCCTTCCCCACCTACA gTCACTGTGGTGAAGTGGATCAGGACCACAAAATAA ACTGTGTCCCCACATGCTGA
- the armc3 gene encoding armadillo repeat-containing protein 3 isoform X1: MGKKTGNEKEKEDKEAFEPLSLESKAPATVVLLLSSQEEDILVKATEAIQKFAEKGEENKVTLLGIGALGPLCKLIDHSNKVIKRNALMAVGIMATNGEVSDALKKEDVIPLLLQKLTPEEDAVVHEFATLCLASMAVDFTCRVQINTNDGMPPLIKLLSSPDPDVAKNSLEIIFNLVQDLESLEVLHELGAIPPLLELLKSDFPVIQHLALQTFQRVTTDLETRKIFREEQGFERFMDLLDNMEFNDLHAEVLQTVSNCLGDIETLQLIHNSGGLTRLMEFILAPSSPEIQCIAIKCITRAAQSSESRDVLHEQVIERVLVELLSAADDNVKASACQAIAAISFHPGSKDRFRELEGVPIVVQLLHSESSALREAATQALSSLTHKNKANALAVHEAGGHEILIQQLSESSSSTVASSAATLSNMAEQEIIKSSILLQEGIQALVEPLVSTDTQVLKYTAMCVAQLACGNTEREKFQKAGGLEPLVNLLYSNDKEVLKHACFAVYACAGDTSCAVKMCRLGALEILQEINQSANRRSSFSELAMTSLLNSNLPVKYNRTRRLSANDIITSGFYDAGQACVGQPFLTLEELIRQPLNQKREIIVFNIPIEETVDLAEDRKPSPTEAEIGIKKVRMPPKKKKEKDKVDEEPQDILPDKSPITFGDVSLHMLIKEAKDTVFQLTDEREQYAALARLVSEAMGGAVPREKLHELGWVLHQSQLRFQLKSNVLPIGIINKGTYCHRALLFKCLADTIGKSCTLVRGDYNRAWNEVLLFKVDRENLRFSMPCRYIVDLMHRPGTLLPIDSPAAQEYQII, encoded by the exons ATGGGAAAGAAGACGGGGAACGAAAAGGAGAAAGAGGACAAGGAAGCG TTTGAACCACTGTCTCTAGAGAGTAAAGCCCCAGCAACGGTGGTGTTGCTCTTAAGCTCTCAAGAGGAAGACATTCTAGTAAAAGCAACTGAAGCAATCCAAAAATTTGCGGAGAAAG GAGAAGAGAACAAAGTTACACTGCTGGGAATAGGAGCCCTTGGGCCTCTCTGCAAGCTTATTGATCACAGCAATAAAGTGATCAAACGCAATGCCCTGATGGCCGTGGGTATTATGGCCACCAATG GTGAAGTTAGCGATGCTCTGAAAAAAGAGGATGTCATTCCATTGCTTTTACAAAAGCTCACACCTGAAG AGGATGCTGTCGTGCATGAGTTTGCAACACTGTGCCTTGCTTCTATGGCAGTGGATTTCACCTGCAGAGTCCAGATCAACACCAACGATGGTATGCCACCTTTAATCAAACTCCTCAGCAGCCCGGACCCAGATGTCGCAAAGAACTCATTGGAGATCATCTTCAACCTAGTTCAG GACCTCGAGAGCCTCGAGGTTCTGCATGAGTTAGGCGCTATCCCCCCTCTTCTGGAGCTGCTTAAGTCCGACTTTCCTGTCATCCAGCATTTGGCTTTACAGACATTTCAGCGTGTCACTACCGATTTGGAAACACGGAAGATCTTCAGGGAGGAGCAGGGATTTGAGAGGTTCATGGATCTTCTCGATAACATG GAGTTTAACGACCTACATGCTGAGGTCTTGCAAACAGTGTCAAACTGTTTGGGTGACATTGAGACTCTTCAGCTCATCCACAATAGTGGGGGGCTTACAAGGCTGATGGAGTTTATCCTCGCACCAAGCAGTCCTGAAATCCAGTGCATTGCAATCAAATGCATCACAAGGGCAGCTCAGAGTT CTGAAAGCCGCGACGTTCTCCATGAGCAGGTGATCGAGAGAGTTCTAGTAGAGCTTCTGTCTGCGGCTGATGACAACGTGAAAGCTTCTGCCTGTCAGGCTATCGCAGCCATAAGCTTCCACCCTGGCAGCAAAGATCGCTTCAGAGAGTTGg agggCGTCCCCATTGTGGTGCAGTTGCTGCATAGTGAGAGCTCGGCACTGAGAGAGGCAGCGACTCAGGCTCTCTCGAGCCTCACGCATAAGAATAAGGCCAATGCGCT TGCAGTGCATGAGGCAGGGGGCCATGAGATCCTCATCCAGCAGCTCTCTGAAAGCTCTTCAAGCACAGTGGCCAGTTCTGCTGCCACTCTTTCTAATATGGCAGAACAGGAGATCATCAAGTCCAGCATCCTGTTACAAGAAGGCATACAGGCTCTGGTTGAACCCTTGGTGTCCACAGATACACAGGTCCTGAAATACACTGCCATGTGTGTGGCACAGCTGGCCTGTGGCAACACAGAAAGGGAAAAG tttcagaaAGCTGGAGGTCTTGAACCCCTCGTCAATCTGCTGTATTCCAATGACAAAGAGGTGCTGAAACATGCGTGCTTTGCCGTGTACGCTTGCGCTGGGGATACATCTTGTGCTGTGAAGATGTGCAGACTTGG GGCCCTGGAAATACTTCAGGAAATCAACCAGTCAGCAAACCGTAGGAGCAGTTTCAGCGAGTTGGCCATGACCAGCCTGCTTAACTCCAACTTGCCTGTTAAATACAACCGGACGCGACGTTTGAGCGCAAATGACATTATTACGAGCGGCTTCTACGATGCTGGGCAG GCTTGTGTGGGTCAGCCGTTTCTGACTTTGGAGGAGTTGATCAGGCAGCCACTCAACCAGAAGCgggaaattattgttttcaacATCCCAATAGA AGAGACAGTAGATCTGGCAGAAGACAGAAAACCCAGCCCAACAGAAGCAGAAATCGGCATCAAGAAAGTACGAATGCCACCAAA aaagaaaaaagagaaagacaaagTCGACGAAGAGCCCCAAGATATTCTTCCAGACAAGTCACCAATTACTTTTGGGGATGTCTCCCTGCATATGCTGATTAAAGAGGCCAAAGATACCGTCTTTCAACTGACAGATGAACGAGAGCAGTATGCGGCCTTGGCCAG GTTGGTGAGTGAGGCCATGGGTGGAGCAGTGCCTCGGGAAAAGCTGCACGAATTAGGCTGGGTGCTGCACCAAAGTCAGCTCAGGTTTCAACTCAAGTCGAATGTTCTTCCCATTGGTATAATAAACAAGGGAACCTACTGCCACAGAGCGCTTCTCTTCAAG TGTCTTGCCGACACCATCGGAAAGAGCTGCACTCTTGTTCGCGGTGATTACAATCGGGCCTGGAATGAAGTTCTTCTCTTCAAGGTGGACCGTGAAAACCTAAGGTTTTCCATGCCGTGCCGCTACATAGTGGACCTTATGCATCGGCCTGGAACCTTACTGCCAATTGATTCCCCGGCAGCTCAGGAGTATCAGATTATAtag
- the msrb2 gene encoding methionine-R-sulfoxide reductase B2, mitochondrial translates to MSRFVARLLVAVSQQHAAVRSAVMPRRIPQFIRCFSTSPGLKSLTRYNKTTDWQKKLTPEQYFVTREKGTEEPFSGIYLNHFEMGMYHCVCCDVPLFSSEAKYDSGTGWPAFKEAHGTWERDESHASIVRRPDNSLGSAGTEVLCKNCDAHLGHVFEDGPDPTGQRFCINSAALKFKPRENGVADTEEQK, encoded by the exons ATGTCGCGTTTTGTCGCTCGCCTCCTCGTTGCGGTTTCTCAACAACACGCGGCGGTCAGATCAGCGGTGATGCCGCGGAGGATCCCTCAGTTCATCCGCTGTTTCTCCACATCTCCAG GCCTCAAGTCTCTCACACGTTACAACAAGACTACAGACTGGCAAAAGAAACTGACACCAGAGCAATACTTCGTCACAAGAGAGAAAGGAACTGAAGAG cCCTTTAGTGGAATCTACTTGAACCATTTTGAAATGGGAATGTACCACTGTGTTTGCTGTGATGTTCCACTCTTCAG ttCAGAGGCTAAGTATGACTCAGGGACAGGCTGGCCAGCATTCAAAGAGGCTCATGGGACATGGGAGCGAGACGAGAGCCATGCCTCCATTGTTCGTCGCCCTGACAACAGCCTGGGTAGTGCTGGTACAGAGGTCCTCTGTAAAAAT TGTGATGCCCACCTTGGCCATGTGTTTGAAGACGGACCAGACCCGACGGGGCAACGGTTCTGTATAAACAGCGCAGCCCTCAAATTCAAACCCAGAGAAAATGGTGTAGCTGACACAGAAGAGCAGAAGTGA
- the armc3 gene encoding armadillo repeat-containing protein 3 isoform X2 codes for MGKKTGNEKEKEDKEAFEPLSLESKAPATVVLLLSSQEEDILVKATEAIQKFAEKGEENKVTLLGIGALGPLCKLIDHSNKVIKRNALMAVGIMATNEDAVVHEFATLCLASMAVDFTCRVQINTNDGMPPLIKLLSSPDPDVAKNSLEIIFNLVQDLESLEVLHELGAIPPLLELLKSDFPVIQHLALQTFQRVTTDLETRKIFREEQGFERFMDLLDNMEFNDLHAEVLQTVSNCLGDIETLQLIHNSGGLTRLMEFILAPSSPEIQCIAIKCITRAAQSSESRDVLHEQVIERVLVELLSAADDNVKASACQAIAAISFHPGSKDRFRELEGVPIVVQLLHSESSALREAATQALSSLTHKNKANALAVHEAGGHEILIQQLSESSSSTVASSAATLSNMAEQEIIKSSILLQEGIQALVEPLVSTDTQVLKYTAMCVAQLACGNTEREKFQKAGGLEPLVNLLYSNDKEVLKHACFAVYACAGDTSCAVKMCRLGALEILQEINQSANRRSSFSELAMTSLLNSNLPVKYNRTRRLSANDIITSGFYDAGQACVGQPFLTLEELIRQPLNQKREIIVFNIPIEETVDLAEDRKPSPTEAEIGIKKVRMPPKKKKEKDKVDEEPQDILPDKSPITFGDVSLHMLIKEAKDTVFQLTDEREQYAALARLVSEAMGGAVPREKLHELGWVLHQSQLRFQLKSNVLPIGIINKGTYCHRALLFKCLADTIGKSCTLVRGDYNRAWNEVLLFKVDRENLRFSMPCRYIVDLMHRPGTLLPIDSPAAQEYQII; via the exons ATGGGAAAGAAGACGGGGAACGAAAAGGAGAAAGAGGACAAGGAAGCG TTTGAACCACTGTCTCTAGAGAGTAAAGCCCCAGCAACGGTGGTGTTGCTCTTAAGCTCTCAAGAGGAAGACATTCTAGTAAAAGCAACTGAAGCAATCCAAAAATTTGCGGAGAAAG GAGAAGAGAACAAAGTTACACTGCTGGGAATAGGAGCCCTTGGGCCTCTCTGCAAGCTTATTGATCACAGCAATAAAGTGATCAAACGCAATGCCCTGATGGCCGTGGGTATTATGGCCACCAATG AGGATGCTGTCGTGCATGAGTTTGCAACACTGTGCCTTGCTTCTATGGCAGTGGATTTCACCTGCAGAGTCCAGATCAACACCAACGATGGTATGCCACCTTTAATCAAACTCCTCAGCAGCCCGGACCCAGATGTCGCAAAGAACTCATTGGAGATCATCTTCAACCTAGTTCAG GACCTCGAGAGCCTCGAGGTTCTGCATGAGTTAGGCGCTATCCCCCCTCTTCTGGAGCTGCTTAAGTCCGACTTTCCTGTCATCCAGCATTTGGCTTTACAGACATTTCAGCGTGTCACTACCGATTTGGAAACACGGAAGATCTTCAGGGAGGAGCAGGGATTTGAGAGGTTCATGGATCTTCTCGATAACATG GAGTTTAACGACCTACATGCTGAGGTCTTGCAAACAGTGTCAAACTGTTTGGGTGACATTGAGACTCTTCAGCTCATCCACAATAGTGGGGGGCTTACAAGGCTGATGGAGTTTATCCTCGCACCAAGCAGTCCTGAAATCCAGTGCATTGCAATCAAATGCATCACAAGGGCAGCTCAGAGTT CTGAAAGCCGCGACGTTCTCCATGAGCAGGTGATCGAGAGAGTTCTAGTAGAGCTTCTGTCTGCGGCTGATGACAACGTGAAAGCTTCTGCCTGTCAGGCTATCGCAGCCATAAGCTTCCACCCTGGCAGCAAAGATCGCTTCAGAGAGTTGg agggCGTCCCCATTGTGGTGCAGTTGCTGCATAGTGAGAGCTCGGCACTGAGAGAGGCAGCGACTCAGGCTCTCTCGAGCCTCACGCATAAGAATAAGGCCAATGCGCT TGCAGTGCATGAGGCAGGGGGCCATGAGATCCTCATCCAGCAGCTCTCTGAAAGCTCTTCAAGCACAGTGGCCAGTTCTGCTGCCACTCTTTCTAATATGGCAGAACAGGAGATCATCAAGTCCAGCATCCTGTTACAAGAAGGCATACAGGCTCTGGTTGAACCCTTGGTGTCCACAGATACACAGGTCCTGAAATACACTGCCATGTGTGTGGCACAGCTGGCCTGTGGCAACACAGAAAGGGAAAAG tttcagaaAGCTGGAGGTCTTGAACCCCTCGTCAATCTGCTGTATTCCAATGACAAAGAGGTGCTGAAACATGCGTGCTTTGCCGTGTACGCTTGCGCTGGGGATACATCTTGTGCTGTGAAGATGTGCAGACTTGG GGCCCTGGAAATACTTCAGGAAATCAACCAGTCAGCAAACCGTAGGAGCAGTTTCAGCGAGTTGGCCATGACCAGCCTGCTTAACTCCAACTTGCCTGTTAAATACAACCGGACGCGACGTTTGAGCGCAAATGACATTATTACGAGCGGCTTCTACGATGCTGGGCAG GCTTGTGTGGGTCAGCCGTTTCTGACTTTGGAGGAGTTGATCAGGCAGCCACTCAACCAGAAGCgggaaattattgttttcaacATCCCAATAGA AGAGACAGTAGATCTGGCAGAAGACAGAAAACCCAGCCCAACAGAAGCAGAAATCGGCATCAAGAAAGTACGAATGCCACCAAA aaagaaaaaagagaaagacaaagTCGACGAAGAGCCCCAAGATATTCTTCCAGACAAGTCACCAATTACTTTTGGGGATGTCTCCCTGCATATGCTGATTAAAGAGGCCAAAGATACCGTCTTTCAACTGACAGATGAACGAGAGCAGTATGCGGCCTTGGCCAG GTTGGTGAGTGAGGCCATGGGTGGAGCAGTGCCTCGGGAAAAGCTGCACGAATTAGGCTGGGTGCTGCACCAAAGTCAGCTCAGGTTTCAACTCAAGTCGAATGTTCTTCCCATTGGTATAATAAACAAGGGAACCTACTGCCACAGAGCGCTTCTCTTCAAG TGTCTTGCCGACACCATCGGAAAGAGCTGCACTCTTGTTCGCGGTGATTACAATCGGGCCTGGAATGAAGTTCTTCTCTTCAAGGTGGACCGTGAAAACCTAAGGTTTTCCATGCCGTGCCGCTACATAGTGGACCTTATGCATCGGCCTGGAACCTTACTGCCAATTGATTCCCCGGCAGCTCAGGAGTATCAGATTATAtag